From the Saccharomyces paradoxus chromosome XIV, complete sequence genome, one window contains:
- a CDS encoding putative alanine--tRNA ligase (similar to YNL040W), with product MSTAMTPARVGALACQRNSFLFDGFKTLVVSCEPIKNKKDKIEDYEIELQDTILFPEGGGQPSDSGSLKIVEGNGDSSLIEKISVSHVSRTGLHAKHHVNEYIEPGTTVEVAVDGERRMDYMQQHTGQHLLSAILERNYKVDTVSWSMGGIITKKKLALEPSDYFNYIELNRRLTVDEVTQISDEINQLIINFPQEITVEESTGEEKVDEVDTSKIPDDYDLSKGILRTIHIGDIDSNPCCGTHLKSTSQIGSILVLSNQSAVRGSNSRLYFMCGKRVSDYAKSTNKILLDSKNLLSCSETQIPEKITRQTKQIQQSNKREQYWIKKLARTVSKELKNSLEASGRKRAYFMEEEFGTLELLLQIHKEISIFLKNGLEAYEIILCGYERQTTTGSLLILSESGEKISTLAINLGSVLRNLKGGGGKKGGKWQGKFTSISNAEFAALSDYLSHDFASC from the coding sequence ATGTCCACAGCCATGACACCTGCCAGAGTCGGCGCTTTGGCATGCCAGAGGAactcatttctttttgatggGTTCAAAACACTGGTTGTTTCCTGCGAACCaatcaagaacaaaaaggaCAAAATTGAGGACTATGAGATTGAATTACAGGATACTATTCTGTTCCCCGAAGGGGGAGGTCAACCAAGCGATTCTGGCTCCTTGAAAATTGTGGAAGGAAATGGTGATTCATCGTTAATTGAGAAGATATCAGTTTCACATGTTTCTCGTACTGGTTTACATGCAAAGCATCATGTAAATGAGTACATTGAGCCTGGCACAACAGTGGAAGTAGCTGTAGATGGAGAGAGGAGGATGGATTATATGCAACAACACACTGGTCAACACCTGTTAAGCGCGATTCTGGAACGTAACTACAAAGTAGATACTGTATCGTGGTCGATGGGTGGCAtcattacaaaaaaaaagcttgcTTTAGAGCCTAGCGACTATTTCAACTATATAGAGTTGAACAGGAGATTGACAGTCGATGAAGTAACACAAATATCAGATGAGATTAACCAGTTGATCATCAACTTTCCTCAGGAAATCACTGTAGAGGAAAGTACAGGTGAAGAAAAGGTAGATGAAGTTGACACATCTAAAATTCCTGACGATTATGACCTCTCCAAAGGTATACTGCGTACTATCCACATCGGTGACATTGATTCTAATCCGTGCTGTGGAACACACTTGAAATCTACCTCCCAGATAGGTTCCATTTTAGTTCTTTCCAATCAATCAGCCGTAAGAGGCTCAAACTCAAGGCTCTATTTCATGTGCGGAAAGCGGGTTTCTGATTATGCAAAATCGACTAATAAAATCTTACTGGATTCTAAAAACCTACTGAGTTGTTCAGAGACTCAAATTCCTGAGAAAATAACGAGGCAAACCAAACAAATCCAGCAATCCAATAAAAGAGAACAATATtggataaagaaattagCACGTACGGTTTctaaagaattaaaaaattcactAGAAGCCAGCGGAAGGAAAAGGGCCTATTTtatggaagaagaattcGGAACATTGGAACTATTGCTACAGATTCACAAAGAaatatctatttttttgaaaaatggtttAGAAGCTTACGAAATCATCCTATGCGGTTACGAAAGACAAACAACCACTGGATCGCTGCTAATTCTTTCGGAATCCGGTGAAAAAATCTCCACTTTAGCCATCAACTTGGGTTCAGTACTAAGAAACCTAAAGGGCGGTGGTGGTAAGAAGGGAGGCAAATGGCAAGGTAAGTTTACATCTATTTCGAATGCTGAGTTTGCCGCCCTCAGTGATTATTTAAGCCATGATTTCGCATCATGTTGA
- the BDP1 gene encoding transcription factor TFIIIB subunit BDP1 (Essential subunit of RNA polymerase III transcription factor (TFIIIB)~similar to YNL039W), which translates to MSSIVNKSGTRFAPKVRQRRAAAGGTPTPKPRTPQLFIPESKEIEIDNSDNDKVADENETAVVGKAPLGEEHSLEGFTLTATTGHDNGIEHEGPIDASTQNPELNVTEDNATLKPAPLRTQLDQKTSRSSRLASLSKDNESRPSFKPSFLDSSSNGNGTARRLSTISNKLPKKIRLGSITENDMNLKTFKRHRVLGKPSSAKKPAGAHRISIVSKIPPPTAMTESLDRNELSSEVPTSRAPNENENYVISKVKDIPKKVRDGESAKYFIDEENFTMAELCKPSFPIGQISENFEKSKMAKKAKLEKRRHLRELRMRARQEFKPLHSLTKEEQEQEEEKRKEERDKLLNADIPESDRKAHTAIQLKLNPDGTMAIDEETMVVDRHKNASIENDYKEKVDENPFANLYNYGSYGRGSYTDPWTVEEMIKFYKALSMWGTDFNLISQLYPYRSRKQVKAKFVNEEKKRPILIELALRSKLPPNFDEYCCEIKKNIGTVADFNEKLIELQNEHEQHMKEIEEAKNTAKEEDQTAQRLNDANLNKKGSGGIMTNDLKVYRKTEVVLGTIDDLKRKKLKERNSNDNEDNEESGGESEIDQ; encoded by the coding sequence ATGAGTAGTATTGTTAATAAAAGTGGTACACGCTTTGCGCCCAAAGTGAGGCAGCGTAGAGCTGCTGCCGGAGGAACACCAACGCCAAAACCAAGAACCCCTCAACTCTTCATTCCTGAGAgtaaagaaatagaaatcGATAATAGTGATAATGATAAAGTTgctgatgaaaatgaaacagCTGTTGTTGGCAAAGCCCCACTAGGTGAAGAACACTCTTTGGAAGGCTTTACATTAACTGCCACTACTGGACACGATAATGGAATAGAACATGAGGGGCCCATAGATGCTTCGACCCAGAACCCTGAACTAAACGTTACAGAAGACAATGCGACTCTAAAACCGGCACCATTGCGAACTCAGCTAGACCAAAAAACATCGAGATCCAGTAGACTAGCTTCACTGAGTAAGGACAACGAAAGCCGTCCAAGTTTTAAACCATCGTTTCTCGATTCTTCAAGTAATGGTAATGGAACTGCTCGACGCTTATCTACAATATCCAACAAGCTTCCTAAGAAAATAAGGCTAGGAAGCATTACAGAAAATGatatgaatttgaaaactttcaaaagacATAGGGTTTTGGGCAAACCATCCTCGGCTAAAAAACCAGCTGGTGCACACAGAATCAGTATTGTCTCCAAAATCCCCCCACCTACAGCAATGACTGAATCTTTGGACAGGAATGAACTTTCATCTGAAGTTCCTACATCAAGAGCACCtaacgaaaatgaaaattacGTCATTAGCAAAGTTAAGGATATCCCGAAAAAAGTGAGGGACGGAGAGTCTGCTAAATactttattgatgaagagaatTTTACAATGGCTGAGTTATGCAAGCCAAGTTTTCCTATTGGCCAAATATCCGAAAACTTCGAAAAATCTAAAATGGCCAAGAAGGCAAAattagagaaaagaaggcaTCTTAGGGAATTGAGGATGCGTGCACGTCAAGAATTCAAACCATTGCATTCACTAaccaaagaagaacaagaacaagaagaagagaagagaaaggaagaaagagaTAAATTACTAAATGCTGATATTCCAGAGTCAGACCGCAAAGCACACACGGCAATTCAACTGAAGCTCAATCCTGATGGTACTATGGctattgatgaagagaCTATGGTTGTTGACAGACACAAAAATGCCagtattgaaaatgattataaagaaaaagttgacGAAAACCCCTTCGCCAATCTTTATAACTACGGGTCATATGGTAGGGGCTCGTACACAGATCCGTGGACCGTGGAggaaatgataaaattttacaaagCACTATCTATGTGGGGGACAGATTTCAATTTGATCTCTCAACTGTATCCTTACAGGTCAAGAAAACAAGTGAAAGCCAAATTCGTCAATGAGGAGAAGAAGCGTCCGATATTGATTGAATTGGCCCTTCGATCTAAGCTACCGCCTAATTTTGACGAATATTGCTGcgaaatcaagaaaaacattGGCACAGTGGCAGACTTCAATGAGAAATTAATCGAATTACAAAACGAGCATGAACAACATATGAAGGAAATCGAAGAAGCCAAGAATACAGCAAAGGAGGAAGACCAAACTGCACAAAGGTTGAATGATGCcaatttgaataaaaagGGATCTGGTGGTATTATGACAAatgatttgaaagtttATAGGAAAACGGAAGTTGTTCTAGGTACAATTGATGacttgaaaaggaagaaactcaaagaaagaaatagtAATGACAATgaggataatgaagaaagtgGAGGAGAATCGGAAATTGATCAATAA
- the GPI15 gene encoding phosphatidylinositol N-acetylglucosaminyltransferase GPI15 (Protein involved in the synthesis of GlcNAc-PI~similar to YNL038W) codes for MRIVYGGRKYKNDMISKDYEFGKTSILNRKKYTLVIDEDTNGSYIRFTVLPVSNIKFKKVKQNGRMEINMGTQYHQIILILLLNITFYAICVRSRFLEHINRTFELRIALSREIVIMMGLFVLGTIILVREPSVETVTIFKETGLQLSTVKGIVIFPQQWNRKLFEQVEFISNERIIDVVINEGFCRGFRVIFYLAAIVRKSSALKLLFPSNLPNIDDQRLIYNISRKYLSKQEKPLRRPKN; via the exons ATGAGGATCGTATATGGGGGAAGGAAGTACAAGAATGATATGATCAGTAAAGACTACGAATTCGGTAAAACTAGCATACTGAATAGAAAGAAGTATACATTAGTTATCGATGAGGACACGAATGGCAGTTATATAAGATTCACCGTTTTACCTGTATCTAATATAAAGTTTAAAAAAGTCAAGCAGAATGGGAGAATGGAAATCAACATGGGCACACAGTATCATCAAATTATACTTATCTTACTACTGAACATTACATTCTATGCGATTTGTGTAAGATCAAGATTTCTCGAGCATATCAATAGGACTTTTGAACTGAGGATCGCGCTAAGTCGCGAGATCGTAATTATGATGGGATTGTTTGTCCTAGGTACCATTATACTTGTGAGAGAACCTAGTGTGGAAACCGTaacaattttcaaagaaactGGACTACAGTTGTCCACAGTGAAGGGTATAGTTATTTTCCCTCAACAGTGGAACCggaaactttttgaacagGTGGAATTTATATccaatgaaagaattataGATGTTGTGATTAACGAAGGTTTTTGTCGTGGATTTCGAGTAATATTCTACCTTGCAGCAATTGTACGTAAATCGTCTGCACTTAAACTTTTATTTCCA TCAAACTTACCTAATATCGATGACCAACGTTTAATATACAATATATCTAGAAAATATCTCAGTAAGCAAGAGAAACCCTTGCGCAGGCCGAAAAATTGA
- the IDH1 gene encoding isocitrate dehydrogenase (NAD(+)) IDH1 (Subunit of mitochondrial NAD(+)-dependent isocitrate dehydrogenase~similar to YNL037C), which produces MLNRTIAKRTLATAAQAERTLPKKYGGRFTVTLIPGDGVGKEITDSVRTIFEAENIPIDWETINIKQTDHKEGVYEAVESLKRNKIGLKGLWHTPADQTGHGSLNVALRKQLDIYANVALFKSLKGVKTRIPDIDLIVIRENTEGEFSGLEHESVPGVVESLKVMTRPKTERIARFAFDFAKKYNRKAVTAVHKANIMKLGDGLFRNIITEIGQKEYPDINVSSIIVDNASMQAVAKPHQFDVLVTPSMYGTILGNIGAALIGGPGLVAGANFGRDYAVFEPGSRHVGLDIKGQNVANPTAMILSSALMLNHLGLNEYATRISKAVHETIAEGKHTTRDIGGSSSTTDFTNEIINKLSTM; this is translated from the coding sequence ATGCTTAACAGAACCATTGCTAAAAGAACTTTAGCTACTGCTGCCCAGGCGGAACGTACCCTACCCAAGAAGTATGGTGGTCGTTTCACCGTCACTTTGATACCAGGTGACGGTGTTGGGAAAGAAATCACTGATTCAGTAAGAACCATTTTTGAGGCTGAAAATATCCCGATCGACTGGGAAACCATAAATATCAAGCAAACAGATCACAAGGAGGGCGTCTATGAGGCTGTTGAGTCTCTAAAGAGAAACAAGATTGGTTTAAAAGGGTTATGGCATACTCCTGCTGACCAAACAGGTCATGGTTCACTAAACGTTGCTTTGCGTAAACAACTTGATATCTACGCCAATGTGGCccttttcaaatccttGAAGGGTGTCAAAACTAGAATCCCAGACATAGATTTGATTGTCATTAGAGAAAACACAGAAGGTGAGTTCTCAGGTCTGGAACATGAATCCGTCCCCGGCGTTGTAGAATCTCTGAAGGTTATGACTAGACCCAAGACAGAAAGGATCGCCAGATTCGCCTTTGATTTCGCCAAGAAATACAATAGAAAAGCTGTCACCGCTGTGCATAAGGCAAATATCATGAAATTAGGTGACGGTCTGTTCAGGAACATAATCACTGAAATCGGTCAAAAGGAATATCCTGATATCAACGTATCGTCCATCATCGTTGACAATGCCTCCATGCAAGCAGTGGCTAAGCCTCATCAATTTGATGTTCTAGTTACTCCTTCAATGTACGGTACCATCTTAGGTAACATCGGCGCTGCTTTGATCGGTGGTCCGGGTTTGGTGGCAGGTGCCAACTTCGGTAGGGACTATGCTGTCTTCGAACCAGGCTCTAGACATGTTGGTTTAGACATCAAAGGCCAAAATGTGGCCAACCCAACTGCCATGATCCTTTCCTCTGCGTTAATGTTGAACCATTTAGGTTTGAATGAATATGCTACCAGAATCTCAAAGGCGGTTCATGAAACAATCGCAGAAGGTAAGCATACCACTAGAGATATCGGTGGTTCCTCCTCCACTACTGATTTCACGAATGAAATCATTAACAAATTATCTACCATGTAA
- the NCE103 gene encoding carbonate dehydratase NCE103 (Carbonic anhydrase~similar to YNL036W) gives MWTNVDTINTKQLIILDDQYSLSPSYSCSHPTKTSTIVTTQLQLLHIKMSATESSSIFTLSHNSNLQDILAANSKWASQMNNVQPTLFPDHNAKGQSPHTLFIGCSDSRYNENCLGVLPGEVFTWKNVANICHSEDLTLKATLEFAIICLKVNKVIICGHTDCGGIKTCLTNQREALPNANCSHLYKYLDDIDTMYHEESQNLVHLKTQREKSHYLSHCNVKRQFNRIIENPTVQTAVQNGEVQVYGLLYNVEDGLLQTVSTYSKAIPK, from the coding sequence ATGTGGACTAATGTAGACACTATAAATACTAAGCAATTAATAATTCTCGATGATCAGTATAGCTTGTCTCCCTCTTATTCTTGTTCACATCCTACGAAAACATCGACCATAGTCACAACACAATTACAATTACTACACATCAAAATGAGCGCTACTgaatcttcatcaatatttaCATTGAGCCACAACTCAAACTTACAAGATATCTTGGCCGCTAATTCCAAATGGGCTTCTCAAATGAACAACGTACAACCAACTTTGTTCCCAGATCACAATGCTAAGGGCCAGTCCCCCCACACTCTATTCATCGGCTGCTCCGATTCGCGTTACAACGAAAACTGTTTAGGCGTCTTGCCCGGCGAAGTGTTCACTTGGAAAAATGTCGCTAATATATGTCACTCGGAGGACTTAACTTTGAAGGCCACTTTGGAATTCGCCATTATCTGTTTGAAAGTGAATAAGGTTATTATTTGTGGCCACACTGATTGTGGTGGTATAAAGACATGTTTAACTAATCAAAGGGAAGCTTTACCAAATGCCAACTGTTCTCACCTGTACAAGTACTTAGACGACATTGACACCATGTACCATGAAGAGTCACAAAACTTGGTCCATTTGAAAACGCAACGTGAGAAATCTCATTACTTGTCACATTGTAACGTCAAAAGGCAGTTTAACAGGATCATTGAAAACCCCACTGTGCAAACTGCTGTACAAAACGGAGAAGTACAAGTATACGGTCTGCTTTACAACGTAGAGGATGGTCTACTGCAAACTGTTAGCACATACTCAAAAGCTATCccaaaataa
- a CDS encoding uncharacterized protein (similar to YNL035C) — protein sequence MAGYSLVESNSFGAENWCLKLQPSYKHGLLTGLSNGEIHLLDWTTGKSSQKIKASETAINDMKVIGSDFAAGHLVSSASIDAVKVFDIRTNSRIAKIQNEANSPFISLDSRHGLLACGTELQGIDAAVHIYDIRKWDTPLRSLIDSHHDDITCIKFHPSDVNVLLSGSTDGYTNIYDLKQDEEEDALHQVINYASIHSCGWLSPKRVYTLSHMETFAIHELNDKSDELKEPQPLDFGDIREAWNCDYVVDVYPGLIATGKTQESSGELRLLPFNDEKINNENCIVIPHAHGDEVVRDIFIPAQHSDMLYSCGEDGCVKIWKSNQGPLNTPENFWDYSKKMNVLGEDDREASVNLEEPLIIQRESVSTRPRKEKHKKAKKHSVKSRFKPY from the coding sequence ATGGCTGGCTATTCTCTGGTTGAATCGAATTCTTTCGGGGCTGAAAACTGGTGTCTAAAGTTACAACCTAGTTATAAACATGGGCTTTTAACTGGTTTAAGTAACGGTGAAATACATTTACTAGACTGGACTACTGGTAAATCATCGCAAAAGATTAAAGCGAGCGAAACTGCAATTAATGATATGAAGGTGATCGGTAGCGACTTCGCTGCTGGGCATCTAGTTAGTAGCGCCTCTATCGACGCGGTGAAAGTTTTCGACATAAGGACAAATAGTCGCATCGCTAAAATTCAAAACGAGGCCAACTCTCCCTTTATTTCTCTGGATTCTCGTCATGGTCTACTGGCCTGTGGTACCGAATTGCAGGGAATTGATGCTGCTGTGCACATATATGATATTCGCAAATGGGATACTCCATTGAGGTCACTAATTGACTCTCACCATGATGACATTACTTGTATTAAGTTTCATCCTTCTGATGTGAATGTTCTGCTTAGCGGTTCAACTGATGGTTATACTAACATTTATGATTTAAAACAAGATGAGGAGGAAGACGCTTTACACCAAGTTATCAACTACGCGTCAATACATTCTTGTGGATGGTTGTCCCCAAAGAGAGTATATACACTATCGCACATGGAAACATTTGCAATTCACGAATTGAACGATAAATCtgatgaattgaaagaGCCACAACCCTTGGATTTTGGTGATATAAGAGAAGCATGGAATTGTGATTACGTGGTAGATGTTTATCCGGGGCTTATTGCAACTGGTAAGACCCAAGAAAGCTCTGGAGAGCTGCGTCTCCTACCAtttaatgatgaaaaaataaataatgaaaactgTATTGTCATCCCACACGCCCATGGAGATGAAGTAGTGAGAGACATTTTTATACCAGCACAACATAGCGATATGTTATACTCTTGTGGTGAGGATGGTTGCGttaaaatttggaagagCAATCAGGGGCCATTGAATACTCCAGAAAATTTCTGGGATTActctaaaaaaatgaatgtCTTGGGAGAAGACGATAGAGAAGCTTCGGTTAATTTAGAAGAACCTTTGATTATTCAAAGAGAATCAGTGTCCACGAGACCAAGAAAGGAGAAACACAAGAAAGCCAAGAAGCATTCCGTGAAAAGTCGTTTCAAACCATACTAG